The sequence CTGAAGCCAGTACCGAGTACGAAAACGACAGAGAAAACTGACATGGAAAAATCAGCTGCAAAGGTACTGCCAAATACAGCAGGTGTAGAGAGTCTATTGTTGACAGGTATGGGGTTGATGACACTTGGAGCAGCAGTAGCCCTTCGACATCGGAAAGAAGAATAATACAAAATAAAAGAAGAATCAACTTGATTCTTCTTTTATTTTTTGAAAATAGAAGCCAGTTTTTGTCTGATGAGCTGGACTAGGGTTGGTAGTTTGATCACACGGTCATTACCAATGTGCTGACGGGCAGCTTTTAAAATTTTTCCTGAGTCAGATGAAGCAAACAAGAATCGACTTTTTTCGGTATAAATTTCAAAGTGTCGACTGATTTTATTGTGGTGTACATTGGCTCCGATGGATTGAATCGAATCCCAGGGAATTTGAATGTAACGCTCGACATTGCTATCGGGATAAAATTCGATTGCCTTGTCTCCGACTAAGAATTTTCCAACCTTACCACCGAATCCCATATAGGAAACACCGGTTGCTTGAACTTCTACTTGTGAATTTAAGGATTGTGCCATAGTGTTTTCTCTCTTTTCTAGGCTTTATTATACCATAAAACCCCGCAAGTGCGGGGCAATAGATTACATAATTCCGAAGAAACGAGCGAGAATACCTACGATGAAGAGACCAATAATCATAGTGATTGGCGTTACTTTCTTCTTAAGCAAGTGCATGCAGAGGAAAGTAAGGAGAAGTCCCATCAAACCAGGAATCAAGCTGTTCAACTGGCCTTGCAATGTTTGTGCTTGAGTTGGGTAGAGGCTAAGTCCGCTGAGGGCGTCACCCAAGATACCTTGAAGTTCAGTACCTGTTACAGTGCCTTCTGGGAAGACGATGTAAGCACCTTCTGATAACTGTTTTGCAGGAAGGTCAACGGTGAAGTTGATAGATACCCAACGTTGAACAAGAACGGCAAGGATGAACATACCAAGGATTGAAGCGCCTTTTGTGATGTCTTGAAGGATACCACCTGACATATCTTTGGTAATCTCACTACCAGCTTTGTAACCAAATTCTTGAGTGTACCATAGGAAGGCCATACGGATTGCGTTCCAACCAAAGAAGAAGATGATTGGTCCCATGATATTGCCACTCATAGCAAGTGAAGCACCAAGAGCGCCAAGAATTGGACGAACAGTAAACCAGAAAACTGGATCACCGATACCAGCAAGAGGTCCCATCATACCGATTTTCACACCTTGGATAGCTGTGTCATCGATGGCAGCACCGTTTGCGCGTTCTTCTTCAAGGGCAAGCGTTACACCAAGGATTGGTGAAGCAACGTATGGGTGAGTGTTGAAGAATTCCAAGTGACGCTCAAGAGCAGCTGCTTGGTCTTCTTTTTTCGTGTAGAGTTTTTTGATAGCAGGGATCACTGCATATGCCCAACCTAAGTTTTGCATACGTTCGTAGTTCCATGAACCTTGAAGGAAGGTTGAACGCCACCAAACTTTTTTACGATCGCTTACGGAAAGTTGAATTTTTTCTGACATGGTTAAATCTCCCTTCTCTTAGTAGTCTTCAAGGATGTCGCCGATTGGGTCGTTTGATGAAGCACCACCGTTACCTGAACCACCTTGTTTAGACAAGTTGAGGTAGATAAGAGCAATTGCAACACCGATAACACCAAGAGCGATAAGTGTCAATTCGCTAAGGGCAGCAAATGCAAAACCAAGAGCGAAGAATGGCCATACTTCACGTGTTGCCATCATGTTGATAACCATAGCGTAACCTACGGCAACAACCATACCACCACCAACGGCCATACCACCTGACAACCAAGCTGGCATAGATTCAAGAACTGATTGAACTGCTTCAGCAGGAATTGCTAGAAGAAGTGCAGCAGGAACTGCAATACGCAAGCCTTGAAGGAGAAGAGCAAATAAGTGATAACGTTCTACTGCAGCAAAATTAGCATCTTTAGCAGCATTATCAGCACCGTGTACAAGACCGACTGAGATTGTACGAACGATCATTGTAAGGAAGAGACCGGCAATGGCAAGAGGAATAGCAGTTGTAGTAGCAACGGCAATACCTTCTGTTGAGAAGTCGCCACCTTTAATCATGATGATTGCAGCAGCAACAGAGGCAAGAGCAGCGTCTGGTGCAACAGCCGCACCGATGTTTGCCCATCCAAGAGCAATCATTTGTAGTGAACCACCAAGCATAATGCCTGCAGCCAAGTTACCAGTCACAAGACCGATAAGGGTACAAGCTACCAATGGTTGATGGAATTGAAATTCGTCAAGGATACCTTCAAGACCAGCAAAGAAGGCAACGATGACAACGAGAATTGCAGAAATAAGTGTAATATCTGACATGTTGTAATCCTTTCTATACTAACAAATCGCTTTATTGAACGTTTGCCTTGTTGATTAATTCAAACAAGTCTTTCTTAGAATCGTTTGGTACTTTACGTACATCAAATTCAACGCCAAGGTCACGCAATTTTTCAAAGGTTGCAACGTCATCTTTGTCCATTGACAATACGTTGTTGACCATTGTTTTACCAGTTGAGTGAGCCATTGAACCAACGTTCAATTCTTTGATTTCAACGCCACCTTCGATTGCTTCAAGTGCTTCTTGAGGTGTTTCGAAGAGAATCAAAGCGTGTGTGTTACCAAAACGAGGGTCTTTAGAAACCTCAATCAATTTCTTGATTGGGACAACGTTTGCTTTCACGTTACCAGGTGCAGCTTGTTTGATGAGTTGTTTACGCAATTCATCTTTCGCAACTGTGTCCGAAGCAACGATGATACGATCTGCCTTAGAAGCAGGAGTCCAACCAGTCGCAACTTGTCCATGCAAGAGGCGAGTGTCAATACGAGCCAAGTTGATTTTCAACTTACCATCTCCGATAACAGTCCCTGGAGGGATTGCGCCTTGTGGAGCAACTGGTGCTACGTCAGCTACTGGAGCAGCTTCTGCGGGTTGAAGTTCTTCTGGAAGAACCTTCACACCATCCTTGGCTTCTTTAATAATGTTTGCCGCAACTTCTTCCACGCCAGCTTCAGCGTTAATCATACGCTCTGTGTAGGCTTGGATTAGCATTGGCAAGTTGAGACCAGTGATGATGGCAAATTTACGGTCTGGGTTTTCACCAGCTACGCGGCTTGCTTGGTTAAATGGTGACCCACTCCAAAGGTCAGCTAACACCAAAACTTCATCATCGGCATCGAATGCGTCAACAGCAGCATTGAGCTTAGCGTATAAATCATCTGGTCCTTCGCTTGGCATGAAAGTAACAACCTGTACTTTATCTTGTTCGCCAAAGATCATTGAACCTGACTGATGGATACCAGCAGCAAATTCGCCATGACTTGCAATAATGATTCCAATACTCATTATTGTTCCTCCTAAATTTTTCTTGTTCATGTAAAAAGCCTTGAAGGGGCTTTCATGTTCGAACTGTAACATTATAAAACGTTTTCAATGAATTTGTCAAGCAATTTTGTGACATCCGAGGGAAAATTTTCTGAAATGTTGCGCTAGAAATGTGCAATTTTATCTTGTTTTAAGCTGAAAATAGTAGTATTTGAGGGAATTTTTTTGGATGTTGAGGAAAGAGAATGAAAATGAAAAAAATGCATGGTTTGATCAGTTTGATAGTTTCAGGTTTTTTACTAACTGCCTGTCAAGAGTCATCAAGCGGAAGCGATTCAATAGCTTCATCGACGACCAATCTTAGCCAGTATTTTTCAGGTAGGGATCTTGATGTCAGTTACGATAGTGATCAGGCAACTAAGATTGACTTGGCAGGGGAAACAGCGACGATTTCGGGGACAGGGGCTAGTTTGAACGGACAAGAACTGACCATTTCGGCAGCAGGTACCTATTTGATTTCAGGGAGTTCGGATTCTATTAGGATCAGTGTTAAAGCAGCCGATGCGGCCCAAGTACAGCTTGTCTTAAATGGTGTCGAGATGAGTGCTGAAACAGCTCCGATCTATGTTGAAGAAGCGGATAAGGTGCTTCTCACCTTAGCAGATGGAACGACCAACACAATTTTGGATGCTGCGACAAACAGCAATACGGAATTGGATGCGGCTATTTTTTCTAAAAGTGATTTGACCATCAATGGTAGCGGCAGTTTGATTGTCAATGGTCGTTATAATAATGCTATCGAGGGCAATGATGATGTCCGTATCTATGGAAGTCATCTGGAGTTAGAGGCGGTTGGCGATGGAATCAATGCAAATGATGCACTAAACATCAAAGATGCAACCGTAACGATTGCAGCAGGTCATGATGGTTTGCATTCGGATAATGCAGAGGATGTTAACTTGGGTAATCTCTATGTGGACCAGTCTCAGTTGACCGCACAAGTAGGAGATGATGGAATTCATGCTTCCAATGCCCTGATTGTGAACGGCGGAGAAATTACGATTACCCAATCAACCGAAGCTATGGAAGGAAAAACTATTCATATCATGGAAGGTAGCTTGAATCTTGTAGCCAGTGATGATGCCATCAACGCAGCCAACGCCTCAGCCTAAGCAGGAATTTCCTTGACCATAGATGGAGGGGAGTTGAACGTACAAGCAGTAGGAGATGGCTTAGATTCAAATGGTAATCTTCTTATAAATGGCGGGCAGATTTTCGTAAGTGGAGCACCGAATCCTGGTGATGGTGCCTTGGACTATGAAGGCCATGCGGCTATTACAGGGGGAGATGCGATCATCGTCGGCTGGTCCGGTATGGCACAAGGGTTTGGCAGTGATTCTAGTCAGGCATCACTTTTGGTGAAAGAGCTGAGCGGTACTGCAGGTTCAAACATTCGTGTTCTAGATAGTGAAGGCAATCAGTTGGCGGCTTATACAGCCAGCCAAGCCTTCGATAGTATCTTAGTTAGCTTGGCAGATATGGAAGAGGGGCAAACTTATACCGTTTTTGTTGATGATCAATCCCTTACAGCGACTGCAGGTTTGACAACTGAATAATAAAAAAAGCAGCTATCAGCCTATTCTTGAAAGAATCAAGAGTGTGACTGAGCTGCTTTTTCTATATTATAGGAATAGAGCTTCCAATTCTCTTGCGACACCGTCTTGGTCGTTGGTGAAGCTGGTTTGATAATCTGCATGAGGAAGTAAGGTCTGACTACAATTTTTCATGGCATAGCCCCTACCAGCTAGCTGGAGCATTTGAACATCATTGTGTTCGTCTCCGAATGCAACTAGATCCTTGGGATCCATTTGATAGAGGTCGAGCAGGTAGGACAAAGCAGTTGCCTTACTGACGCCCTTGGCGCAGGTTTCAAGGATATTGAGCGGACCGCCCCAGGTATTGATTTCTAGTTCGTTGTTGAAGAAGGCCTTCATCTCTTCAGCTAGGGCAAATTTATCCTCGGCATGGGTCTGCATCAGGATAGAATGAGGGTCTTCTGTGACGAGTTCAGGTTTGATAAGGGTCTCAGGTGTGATTTGGTCCACACCCAGAAGTCCTGGATCAATCTTGTCCAAGTGGCTTTGAGTGATAAAAAATTTATTCTTGTATTCACCAGCGATGAAATCTGCTTGGAACCGTTCCTCTTCTTTCAGAAAGGTTAAGAGGTAGGACTTGTCGATGAGGATATTTTTTTCCCACTGCCATTTTTGCTGAGGAAGATGGGTCAGGGAACCATTGAAATTAATCATGGGTGTGTCCAATTCCAATTGCTGGTAGTAGTGAACTGCCATGCGGTAGGGACGACCTGTGGCGATGAGGACTTTATGTCCTGCTTTTTTTACCTTTTTAATAGTAGAAATGGTGTAATCGGATAACTGGCTGTCTTTGTTAAGAAGGGTACCGTCTAAATCGAGGGCAATTAGTTTCTGTTTCATATGGCTTGCCTTTCTAAATCATTCCTAACAGTATATCAAAATTTAAGATTAGGGGCAAAAGTTGGCAGTTTAATCTCAGTTTTGTTGAACAACGTTCGGTTTTTGCTAATCAAAAAACGTTTTTTTCTTATTTTTTATAAAAATCAAACGTTTTCATGAACAAACCGCTTGAAAGGCTATCGTTTTTTGTTTATAATACAAGTATCGTTCGTAAATTAAAGGAGAAAATTGAAAAATGGATTCATTTTTTAAGTTAAAAGAACACGGTACGACCGTTTCGACTGAAATCATGGCGGGTCTTACGACTTTCTTCGCTATGTCATATATCTTGTTTGTCAACCCAAGCATCTTAAGTGTTGCAGGGATGCCATCTCAAGCTGTTTTCTTGGCAACAATTATTGCCAGTGCGGTTTCTACACTAGTTATGGGGCTATTCGCTAATGTTCCTTATGCATTGGCACCAGGGATGGGGCTAAACGCCTTCTTTACCTATACAGTGGTTATTGGTCTTGGTTTTACTTGGCAAGAAGCTTTAGCAATGGTTTTCCTTTGCGGTCTGTTTAATGTTTTTATTACTGTTACAAAGGTTCGTAAGAGCATTATCAAGGCGATTCCAGTTAGTTTGCAACATGCAATTGGTGGTGGTATCGGGGTATTTGTTGCCTATCTTGGTTTTAAAAATTCAAACTTGATTACCTTCTTGACATCTGGTTCTGACATTATTACAGTTAACGGAGTTGCTCCTGCGGATGCAACTGCTGAAACCTTCTCAAACGGGGTCTTTTCAGTATTTGCAGGCGGTGGTGTTGTACCAGGGATTTCGACCTTTACAGATCCAAGTGTTCTCTTGACAGTGTTCGGTCTCCTCTTGACAGCTGTTTTGGTTATTAAGAACGTACGTGGTGCAATTTTGATTGGAATCGTCGCAACAACTTTGGCTGGTATTCCAGCGGGTGTTGTAGACCTTTCTACCATTGATTTTGCAAATAACAATATCGGTACAGCCTTTGCGGAGCTTGGTACGACTTTCTTAGCAGCTTTTGGTGGTCTATCTTCGCTCTTTGCTGATTCAAGTCGTCTACCACTTGTTTTGATGACTATCTTTGCATTCAGCTTGTCAGATACCTTTGATACGCTTGGTACCTTTATCGGCACAGGTCGTAAGACTGGTATTTTCTCAGAAGAAGATGAGAAAGCCCTTGAAAATGGTACAGGCTTTAACTCTAAAATGGACAAGGCGCTCTTTGCAGATGCGATTGGTACTTCAATCGGTGCCCTCTTCGGTACATCAAATACAACAACCTATGTGGAGTCAGCTGCAGGTATCTCTGCGGGAGGTCGTACTGGTTTGACAGCTGTTACGACAGCGGTGCTCTTCTTGCTTTCTATCCTCATCTTGCCATTTATCGGTATTGTGCCAGCTGCGGCAACCTCTCCTGCCTTGATTATCGTTGGTGTGATGATGGTTTCATCCTTCTTGGATGTTGACTGGAGCCACTTTGAAGATGCCCTTCCAGCCTTCTTCGCAGCCTTCTTCATGGCACTTTGCTTCTCTATCTCATACGGTATTGCAGCAGCCTTTATCTTCTATTGCTTGGTGAAAGTATCAACAGGTAAAGCTAAAGAAATTCACCCAATCCTTTGGGGAGCAACTGGTCTCTTTATCCTCAACTTTATCATCCTTGCAATTTTGTAAGCAATATTCTTGACAAACTGGGCTTGTCCCAGTTTTTCTTTTGGGAAGAAAATGACAAAAAGGTCCTCTTATGATATAATGATGGGTATGTATAGTCAAAATGAAGCGACATTAGTGGCAATTGGAGAGAAGCTCGGTAGAGTCCTTCAGCCTAATCAGGTTTTGGTTTTATCTGGTGAATTGGGGGCTGGAAAAACAACCTTTACCAAGGGGTTAGCCCTAGGGCTTGATATCAAACAGATGATTAAAAGTCCAACCTATACCATCGTGAGGGAGTACGAGGGGCGCCTACCTCTCTATCACCTAGATGTTTACCGCATTGGTGATGATCCTGATTCAATCGATTTGGATGACTTTCTCTATGGAAATGGCGTGACGGTCATTGAGTGGGGGGATTTGCTTGATTCTAGCTTATTGGATGACTACCTCTTCATTCGAATCGAGAAAGAAGGGAACGGTCGTCGTTTAACCTTCCAACCACATGGTCCAAAGAGTGAGCGTCTAGCAGAGGCGGTTCAGTATGATTAAGAAAGAAATCTATTTTAGCGAGGCGGAACCGTCAGATGCAGCAGCCTTTATTGACTTTATGAATCAGGTGGCTCTTGAAACAGATTTCTTGGTGATGGATGAGACGGGCTTTGGCTTTAGTCAAGAGCAGATGGAGACTATTTTTGAGGCTGGGATTGAAAATCCTCGAGAGCTATGTCTCTTGGCAAAGGTTGGCTCAGAAGTGATTGGGGCCATTTCTGTCAAATCCTTTCGTCAGTTTCGGATCAGCCATATCGGGACGATTTTTATTGCGATAAAAAAAGAGTATTGGGGTCATGGCATTGGTTCCATACTCCTAGAAGAAGTTAGTCACTGGGCCAAAGAAGTGGGCTTGTTGAGTCGGTTGGAGTTGACCGTTCAGGTCAGAAACCAGGCAGCTGTCCATTTGTATCAAAAATTTGGCTTTGAAATTGAAGGCACTCAAAAACGGGGTGCCAGAACTGATGAAGGAGAATGGCTTGACCTCTATTACATGGGCAAGCTCATATAAATCTTTATGAAGAAAATTGGATTCAAAATTGCTGGAATGTTGGGCTTGATCATTGCCCTGACAGTTGGAGCAGGTGCCCTTTATGGGACCACCTTGTTAAATTACTCTACGGATGCCATTTCAAAAACATTTAAAACCCTCAATAACTCAGATGAAGAGTATGATGTGATTGAAGCGACTGAACCATTGACCATTCTCTTGATGGGGGTCGACATGGACCAGGCCACTCGAGGAGGCAACTGGGAAGAGGGGCGTAGTGATTCCATGATTCTCTTGACAGTTAATCCCCAGACCAAAACAACGACTATGATGAGTTTGACACGCGATATCATGGTTGAAATTGCAAATGGTGATGGAACATCAAGCGGAGCGATTGAAAAACTCAACCATTCGTATAGCTATGGTCAGGCAGAGATGGCTGTGGCGACCATCGAAAAAATGATGGACATCAACATCAATCGCTACGTGGAAATCAATATGGACGGCTTGGTGGAGTTAGTCGATGCAGTTGGTGGTATCACAGTTAACAATACCCTGGGTTTTACCATCTCAATTGATGAGTATGAGCCTGCTTATACTGCGACAGTTGCACCTGGTGTTCAGTTAGTAAATGGTGACCAGGCCTTAGTCTATGCTCGAATGCGTTATGATGATCCAGAGGGCGATTATGGTCGGCAGAAACGCCAGCGGGAAGTTATCATGGCAATCGTAAAAAAATTACTTAAGCTGGAAGGTTTTACCCAGTATAAGAAGATTTTGGATGCGATTTCCAACAACATGCGGACGGATATTGAAATCTCCACTGCGACCATCCCAAGTCTCTTAGGTTACCGGGATTCGCTGACAACCATTGAGTCCTACCAGTTGACGGGGCAAGATGCGATGATCGATGGTGTTTCTTACCAAATCCCAACCAGTGAGCATGTCTATGAAATGCAAAATATCCTGAAAAAATCACTGGGGCTTGCAACGGTGACAGAAGTTGTGACCAATATTCAGGTCTATGAAGAGATGAATTGGTTGCCAAGTCCAGTAACTGTACTGGATGCCTATACCAATGAAATCGTCTTGGAGGGCTACGGACTTCCTGCTGAGACGGAAGCTAGCTCGACAAGTGGTTCAGAAACCAGCAGTAGCGAAGAGACGACAGAATCAAGTTCAGAATAAGAAAAACCTTGTCATTGGACAAGGTTTTCTTGGTTTTCGCTTGTTGCGGGGAGATGTTTTTTGATTTCTTCCAGGTTTCCGGCAATGCTTTGCTGATAGGTCCGTAACTTGTAGGTTAAGTCCTGGGACATGTCTTGCAAGGGTTGGCGGTAGGATAAAATGGTGTTTAGGTGCTGCTGGATGGCTTCTTTTTCTTGTGTCAACTCGGTAACCAAATCCAAGGTTTCTTTTGCTTCAGCCTGGATTTTTTTGCGGTTGGACACAACTTGGAAGGCGATGCTTGCAGCGCCGATTCCTGCGATAAGGTGAGATAGTTTCATATTACTCTCCAATCTGTAAGAGTTGGGACAAGCGACCTAGTTCATCGAAATCAGGTTGATTGGTTGCAAATGTGATTGCCAGGCCATCTTGGTCATCAAACCGTGGCAGAAGATGGAAATGGGTGTGGAAGACGGTTTGTCCCGCAGCTTCTTCGCTATTATTGAGGAGGTTGATGCCATTGGCGCCAAGTTTGTCCTTCAATTGATTGGCGATGAGAGGTATTTTGCTGAAAATGGCTGTGCTGGTTTGGCCATCCAGGTCCAAGAGATTGCGGAAATGTTTTTTAGGAATAACCAGGGTATGGCCAGGAGTGACTTGGGTGATGTCCAAGAAAGCAAGTACCTCTTGGTCTTCGTAGACTTTGGCAGCTGGAATCTCTCCAGCAACAATCTTACAAAAAATACAATCTGACATAAACAAACCTCTTTCAGGAATTTTTGGTATAATAATTATATCAAATTACGGGAAGAAATGTATGTTAGAAGTAAAAAATCTCACGGGCGGTTACGCCAATATTCCAGTCTTAAAAGATGTTAGTTTTCAGGTAGGGGACGGTGAATTGGTTGGCTTGATTGGCTTAAATGGTGCGGGGAAATCAACGACGATCAAGGAAATTATAGGCCTCTTGCAACCCTATGGTGGCACCATCAAGGTCAATGACTTGGAATTGTCATCAGATTTAAAAGCCTATCGCAAGCAAATTGCCTATATACCAGAGAGTCCGATTTTGTATGAGGAGTTGACCTTGCGGGAGCATATTGAACTGCTGGCTTTGGCTTACGAATTAGATAAAGAAGCTATGTGGCAAAAAGCGGATGGTTTGTTGCAACTCTTTCGATTGCAGGATAAGTTGGACTGGTTCCCATCTACCTTTTCAAAAGGGATGATGCAGAAGGTGATGATTATCTGTGCGCTCTTGCTAGAAGCTTCTCTCCTAATTGTGGATGAGCCGTTTTTAGGTTTGGATCCGTTGGCGATTTCGGACTTGGTCAGCTTGTTGGAAAAAGAGAAGGCGCTAGGGCGGTCGATTTTAATGTCAACCCACGTCCTTGACTCTGCTGAGAGATTGTGTGATCGATTTGTTGTGCTCCATAGTGGGCAAGTAATTGCAGATGGGGATTTGGGTAGCCTGCGGCAGCAATTTGACATGCCAGACGCTAGCTTGAATGACATTTATTTGACCATTACAGCGAGTGGGGTGACAGGATGAAGCAAGTCTTTGCTGGGAGACGGAGGAAATTTTGGAAGCAAATTTCTTCTTACATCCCTTATGTGCTCAATGATCACTTTGTATTAGCTCTACTGTTTTTACTCGGTTTTGCCTCTCTTCAGTATCGTAGCCTGATGCTGTCTGAAGCTGTTCCAGCTTTGTGGATTTTTTTAGGGATTTTGGGAATCAGTCTCTTGTTGCTCTTTTCAGGTAGAATCGCAAGCTACATTGAAGCGGCAGACCGACACTATCTCTTGGTTGAAGAGGAGACCTTGGTTCAAGAAGTCAGAGAAGCAAGTCGGCGAGCGAGTTTGGTTTGGGGAAGTGTATTTGTCCTGGGTCAGTTGTTGCTTGTTCCCTTGTTATTGAAAATTTCTTGGCCAATCTGGGCTGTAGTGCTTTGGATTCTTTTCTTTTTAGGGGCAAAGGTTGGCTATCACAATTGGCAAGCTAGTCGGTTGCTGCAAGGTCAGGGCTTGGATTGGACAGCGACGATCTCCAGTGAAAGAGGGAGAAAACAAGCAGTTCTAGCATTTTTCTCAAACTTTACCCATGTAAAAGGCCTGATATCTTCTGTAAAACCGCGGAAAATACTGGTGACTTGGCTCAAAAAATGGACGGGTCTAGATCAGTCAGGTTGGGGCTTTCTCTTTTTGAGAGCTTTTGTTCGCCAGGGTGATTTTCTGGTGATTAGCTTGCGCTTAGTCTTGCTAGGGGTATTGGCTTTGGTCTTTGTCAGTCCTTCTTGGTTGGCGGTTGGACTAGCCTTGCTCTTTCACTATCTCCTTTTGTTCCAACTGCTAGCCCTTTATCACAGTTACGATTACCACCCCTTAACCAGTCTTTTTCCCTTGGACCATAGCCAAAAAGCTGGTGCTTTTCGACAATTAGTGAGTTTGGTTTTGAATGTCTTGCTGGGGATCAATTGTTTGGTCTTTCTGCTTGTACAAAGAGATTGGACCATGTTTGCTGTCTTACTCTTGGGGGGATTGTTCCTAAACTATTTCTATCTGACGATAAAAACGAAGAAATTGATTGACTAACAGCATGAAAACTAGTAAAATAGTAAAGAATTTTTGAAGGAGGAATGGCATGCAGTTTGATACGAGTGGTCTTCAACTACAATCTATTGCAGGCAATAGTGGTAAAGCATTTAAGGGCCTTCGGTCAGACGGAACGCCTGTATTTGTAAAATACGAAATGCCTCCCATTGTGACTGCCTTAGCGAGAGAGCAGATTACTCCGCCCGTTATTTCGACCAATCGGGAGGTTGGATTTGGGAATCGAGTGGAGCAAGAATGGTTGACAGGCCGCACCCTTGAAAGACAGGATATGTCTAGCAAGCAGGTTCGGCAGATTTTGGTGCGCTTGCATTATTCACGCATTTTGCTCAACCAAGCCTTGCAGCTCAATTACAGCTACCAAAGTCCGAGAGATTTGGTGGAAAAATGGCAGAAGGAGGCGCCAGCCCGTCTGTCTAAGAACACCTACTTGCAGTCTATCTGCCG is a genomic window of Streptococcus sp. 29896 containing:
- the brpA gene encoding biofilm formation/cell division transcriptional regulator BrpA yields the protein MKKIGFKIAGMLGLIIALTVGAGALYGTTLLNYSTDAISKTFKTLNNSDEEYDVIEATEPLTILLMGVDMDQATRGGNWEEGRSDSMILLTVNPQTKTTTMMSLTRDIMVEIANGDGTSSGAIEKLNHSYSYGQAEMAVATIEKMMDININRYVEINMDGLVELVDAVGGITVNNTLGFTISIDEYEPAYTATVAPGVQLVNGDQALVYARMRYDDPEGDYGRQKRQREVIMAIVKKLLKLEGFTQYKKILDAISNNMRTDIEISTATIPSLLGYRDSLTTIESYQLTGQDAMIDGVSYQIPTSEHVYEMQNILKKSLGLATVTEVVTNIQVYEEMNWLPSPVTVLDAYTNEIVLEGYGLPAETEASSTSGSETSSSEETTESSSE
- a CDS encoding chemotaxis protein, which codes for MKLSHLIAGIGAASIAFQVVSNRKKIQAEAKETLDLVTELTQEKEAIQQHLNTILSYRQPLQDMSQDLTYKLRTYQQSIAGNLEEIKKHLPATSENQENLVQ
- a CDS encoding HIT family protein, whose translation is MSDCIFCKIVAGEIPAAKVYEDQEVLAFLDITQVTPGHTLVIPKKHFRNLLDLDGQTSTAIFSKIPLIANQLKDKLGANGINLLNNSEEAAGQTVFHTHFHLLPRFDDQDGLAITFATNQPDFDELGRLSQLLQIGE
- a CDS encoding ABC transporter ATP-binding protein, producing the protein MLEVKNLTGGYANIPVLKDVSFQVGDGELVGLIGLNGAGKSTTIKEIIGLLQPYGGTIKVNDLELSSDLKAYRKQIAYIPESPILYEELTLREHIELLALAYELDKEAMWQKADGLLQLFRLQDKLDWFPSTFSKGMMQKVMIICALLLEASLLIVDEPFLGLDPLAISDLVSLLEKEKALGRSILMSTHVLDSAERLCDRFVVLHSGQVIADGDLGSLRQQFDMPDASLNDIYLTITASGVTG
- a CDS encoding ABC transporter permease, which gives rise to MKQVFAGRRRKFWKQISSYIPYVLNDHFVLALLFLLGFASLQYRSLMLSEAVPALWIFLGILGISLLLLFSGRIASYIEAADRHYLLVEEETLVQEVREASRRASLVWGSVFVLGQLLLVPLLLKISWPIWAVVLWILFFLGAKVGYHNWQASRLLQGQGLDWTATISSERGRKQAVLAFFSNFTHVKGLISSVKPRKILVTWLKKWTGLDQSGWGFLFLRAFVRQGDFLVISLRLVLLGVLALVFVSPSWLAVGLALLFHYLLLFQLLALYHSYDYHPLTSLFPLDHSQKAGAFRQLVSLVLNVLLGINCLVFLLVQRDWTMFAVLLLGGLFLNYFYLTIKTKKLID
- the ccrZ gene encoding cell cycle regulator CcrZ, with the translated sequence MQFDTSGLQLQSIAGNSGKAFKGLRSDGTPVFVKYEMPPIVTALAREQITPPVISTNREVGFGNRVEQEWLTGRTLERQDMSSKQVRQILVRLHYSRILLNQALQLNYSYQSPRDLVEKWQKEAPARLSKNTYLQSICRELLANLPAFHQEVATFVHGDLHHKNWVETTSGLVYLTDWETACVTDRMMDVAYLLTHYVPRQAWKEWLKSYGYKYNKTVLAKVYWYGQLGYLNQITKHVESYNMEAANKEIYALRMFKEGYVIEDES